The Vigna unguiculata cultivar IT97K-499-35 chromosome 11, ASM411807v1, whole genome shotgun sequence genomic sequence TTTGAGCTAACAAGAGATCGTGTGTACTGATTCATTGGATACTTTTGTGTTCATTGAATTCAACTTTTTGCTGCCAAAATAAATCCTAATTTCAACACCAGAGAGATAGGCTTGGTTAATAAAGGAAACGAATATTAACTCAAATTTacgataaaaaaattgtgattatgTGGAATGATGCGATACACGGTTACATACGTGTAGTGTATCGTATATGAAATGTATCTGATACACTGatgcatttattttaaaaataataaaatacaatattttacatattgaaaagtgtaaaaacattcttaaaagatgataaatatataatttttattgagtgatctaaattaaaatcatatatattaaaattatgaatataaaaaattataaattattatcatcacaaaaatattacaaCTTTAGAtactaaataatttattcataaatatccataaaatattttaaaatatcatatatacatatatatatatatatatatatatatatatatatatatatatattcgatTAATCAAGAAAACAAACTCTAACTcagattataataaaaaaattatgattacgTGAAATAATGcgtcaaaaatatattttaaattgaatttaatcttataaaattaacttataaaaaaattataattatttatatattatagtcGTAAGATTTCTATCATCTCCCTGTTTAAATAATGGAGACGTGTGTAGCTGATAAGTTTAAAAGCTCTGCAGTTTTTCCAATAATATGATCATCACAGAAACAAGATGCGTATGCGTAGCTATTATCTAGAAGTGCAAAAAATACAGCAGTGAATTTTGTCACTATGGCAAACAATAACGCAGCACACATCCCTTTCACCACTGTGAAACACTGTTAGGATCAGACACACCATTGATGAGCTTGTGCCACCTAcgtctttctctctcttcatttTGTGCACATAGTTACAAAAAGCTCACATGAGCACTTTCAAgtgaatatttcaaaaaaaatgagagaaaaaagcAAACGGAGTCCCTTATAATTTCATTGTTCAAAAAAAGGGCATCCACAAATGCAATACAATGGACGCAGAGAAAACCGTGCAAGTAGCACACGCACACTTGCAAACGAAAAGCATAAAAACAAAACTCGGCCAAAAAAAACTTGTGGCTGAGATCCAATCTCCCATTCTCCTTCACAGCACTTCCAAAAAGGGAACATCACATAAAACCTTTCCACACACCATTATATGTTGCTCAATCCCTTCTCCTCACACCTTCAGATTCAGTTCAAACCAGAATTCCCATTACCCTTTCTCTTTTACACTTTTTCCTACCCTTTTTCTGTATTACATTTTCATTCCATGCACGTGAGttaatgtatatatacatatatatgtaacTAGCTAGCACTGATTCAGAAAAGGGTACGTTGATATATAtatctacatatatatatatatatatatatatatatatatatagtttttctcGTAACATATCATTGGAGTTTCCAATCTCGCGTAACATAGAGTGTTGATTTGGGATTGATGCTTGCCGTGGCACCTTTGAGGAGCATCAAAGATGAAAAGAACAAAGGAGAGATGGAGGGTTTCTCGAAGGCAGCAAAAACAGCATCAGATGATGTTGACTTCGATGAACTTTCTGAAGGGAACTTGTTGGAGAGCATCAACTTCGACGATCTCTTCGTCGGCATCGACGTCGGCGGAGATATCTTGCCGGACTTGGAGATGTTTGGTGAGTTTTCCGTCAGCGCCGGGGAAGAGTCGTCGGAGATGAACTCATCGAAGGAGGAGAACGACCAGAATTGTGTTTTCACTGttaaaaaaaggaagaagaagacaaaaGTTGTTGTGCTGCTTCAGGTCATGAAGACTCGGGGTCAAACCGGAGCAAGAATGGTGAACCGGTGGTGGTGAATCCTGCGCCAAAAGAAGgtggaaaaggaagaaaatcttCATCGGGTCAGTTGaagaataatagtaatagtaataatccTCACGGGAAGAGAAAAGTGAAGGTAGCTAGATAGTTTGTTGTACTTTGAACTTATCtgctaatttatttttctttctcttccacGATTGGTTTCAGTGAAGGTAGCTAGTGTCATGAGACACGAGTCATGTGCAACTGAGCTAACACTTAAGGTTCTGTCACTGTCTCAATTATGACTCATGACAAGGTCCCTTTGTATCACAAACTCACGGGTACCCTAAGGGtgtaaagagagagagaaattcCAAGTATCAGTGCCTAGCATTAGAAAAGATAGAAACTTAGATTCTTTATCAAACAGATTGTAACCAAAAAAAACCCaattcaaagtaaaaatatgaaGAGAAAACAGCGTCTAATAGTTCTTTTATGTTAGAAGTTTTTGAGCTTTGAAGTAGTGTGTGTATTTATGCTTTCCTTTTTTCTGGGTTATGTGTAGGTGGATTGGACCCCAGAATTGCACAGGCGATTTGTGCAAGCTGTGGAACAGTTAGGAGTGGACAAAGCAGTGCCTTCAAGAATTTTGGAGATTATGGGAATCGATTGTTTAACTCGTCATAACATTGCAAGTCACCTTCAAGTACATCCTCTAACTTAATCTTTTTGTGTACtcataatttctttaattaagcTAAGGCTTCATTCTAAATCTTGATAATTTTGTAACATgagaaagaattttttttctgatatGTATGGTTGAAGGACAACAAAGAAACGCGTTTCCATCAAGCAATTAATACACCGTttcattaaaaacataaaacctCCAATCACAAGTTGTctcttaatcaatatttttttaactgatATGCGACATGACACACCAGTTTGTTCGCATGCAGTGGCCAAAGTTTGGACTTTTTGTTTGTCCTATGGTTCCATACATTAGATGCTTGGTTTTGAATCAATGATAATAATTGAAAAGCAGGATTTGAGAAAAAGGTGtctgaaacttttttttttttttttttttgtgtttgaatGCAGAAATATAGATCTCATAGGAAACACCTTCTGGCTCGTGAGGCTGAAGCAGCAAGTTGGAGTCAAAGGAGAAACATGTATGGTGTTGGGAAGAGAGAGGTGAGTCCATGGCTAGCACCCACCATGGGGTTCCCTCCTCCAATGACCACAATGCACCATTTTAGACCTCTACACGTGTGGGGGCACCCCTCCATGAACCATTCCTTCATGCACGTGTGGCCCAAACACCTtccaccttcaccaccactctcATGGCCATCACCTGCACCACCACATGACCCTTCATTTTGGCACCAACGGGTTAACTCTCTCAACTTTTGTTTCTCTTTCTTCTGAAAAACtcttaattattcaaattttgaacttcatttcaatAATTATGCAGGCACATGTGCAACAGTATAAAGTAGGCTTTactttatcaattaattatatCTGAATCGTACTATATgttattatctattataaatgtttatataaatGTGTATATACTGGAATTGATTGTTTTATATTGATAATgcataacatatttttatatgtagAAATCAGTTCtccttttaactaaaaaattatatcattatctatcttctttttttccctTATCTTTTCAAGCATGCCGTCATATCGAAACCACTTCTCTCTTGTCTCTTTGCCAACCCTTTGATCGAAAAGAATTTTATTAACAGTAGTCTTTAAGTTTGATTGGAAGATCTTAAACgggaaaatatttatttctgaAACATTATAGTATAATTTGTAATAGtttcattcaaattcaaattatctgtttttgattttatttctcatttccTATCTGTTTATAAAAGGCAACATCTTAGGAAAACTATTCGTACAATAATACTATGATTTCTTTATAATACTAtgatttctttatttcttattctcaatttttatttattgatgtgatttaatgtaaataatgagagtcaaaaaatgaaagttattttttcattctcttaATAGTTTAGGAAGTTTtattaataatacttttattatttaactagacagaaaactaaacaaataattattaaaaaaagagagactAATTTGAGTTTATATTAATGGAATGGTATTTCAACAGACAATTTTTGTTTATACTTGTTtgatattatcttttattaccctttgcttttcctttttcattacAAATACAAAGTTcacttttttatgataatttttcatTGCATGAAATACCATTATTGCAATAAGCCACTGACATAAAAGTTACAGTATCTTCAATAATACAGTCACTCGTACAGACATCGTAGTTTAACTTTAATATttgcaacaaaataaaattacatctaTTTATGGTTCCTCTTTTCTTATTTGTCTAAGATTTCATATATATGTCTTGAAACAGGCTCCAAATGCTCTAATACCAGGAACAGCTTGTTACCCACAACCTCTGACACCAACGGTAACTACTCATTACAGCCTTACTATTTTGGAGCCATGCAAATTGTCttcaactttatctttaaaatctGGAATCATTTCACGAACATCACTACAGTATAATGTTATTGTCATATTTACTTGCAACCACAAACACAAGAACTATACAGTAGTATAAAATAATTGTCTCATTTTCTGGCAACCaaaacacatgcatatactaTATTGCAGTGTAATTTTGGCTCACTCACCACAGAGAAAATACAAATATCATGCAGGGTTTTGGAACTCACCATGTCCCTGGCATCCCACCCCATGCCATGTACAAAGCAGATCACAGCATTGCCATCCATGGTCCTCGTCCTCTATTAGATTTTCACCCGGTagatttctatctttgtttctcttttttagTTCAATGATTATGTACAAAAAGTACAGAACAATTTTACACCGTTTAtcagactttttttttatccacaaTTATTAGTAGTTAGTATGTTGTTAATGCAGTAGTTGAATTCACGACCTCTTTCGTTTTTCCTTCCAAATCTTTCGAACTAACTTTGTAAACTTTCAAATATTAGTAGGAAAATTGAACGTAAAacttctctcactctctcttcTGACTTTACCACTTATCActgatatatacatatataggaTGATATTAATACATAAcctaattcttttttttctttttgtttttgtattttcttccCACATAAACATAAACATGTGTATATGCATGTGGAAAAGTTCATAGAATTGTGAATTAGGTTTTCCTTTTAACAGTGACTCTTATGATGAATTACATACCTCAGTTTCTTTGCTTTTTCCTTTGATTGTGCTTCATCACTTCTTTTCCACATAGACACAAGTATATCTTGGTCTAGCTATCTAACATTTGTAGGTTCTCATGGATGTGTTTGCGTGTGATTGTTCTACATAAAAAGAGTAGAACTCCATATGACTGATTACTTTTTTGTGTTTATCTTAATTTGCAGTCAAAAGAGAGCATAGATGCAGCTATTGGAGATGTTTTATCAAAGCCATGGCTGCCATTACCTCTTGGACTGAAGGCTCCAGCAATTGACAGTGTGATGAGTGAATTACAGAGACAAGGGATTCCAAACATTCCACCTTCCAGTGCTTGAAATTGAGCAACCTTTGAGGGAATGTTCTTCCCTTTGGTGTCCTTTGAAGGACACTTAACCCTAATTTGACGACTTCTCATCAATTAGATGTTGCATTTCATATATGTTACATCTAAGCTACTATGTGAGTTCATCATGTGCTTCTTCTTTTACTTTCAACAccagaaagaaaagaagaaaaaacttcAAGAACTTTTCTAATTTCCCTGAGCTATAATGCATGAGTTGGTGGTTTCATCATGGTGTGGTGATTATAGCCATTTTGTATACGTGTACGGTTGTAAAGGCAGCTATTTTTGTAATAGCTTCATCAGCTGAGAAAATCTCAATAAATTTACTGCTTTCATCAAATGTTTCTTTTTCAGTTAAAAATCTAATTGATTGAGTGTTCACTTTAGGATTTcaacttattttttaacatcACCCTacatttgagaataaaattcaagataaaataataattatatttacctctcttcttttttattatgaacTATGAGATTTGAAGAATAGAAGTGACATATATGTGCAAAGAGTTATCCTtgtatgaaaaaggaaaaaaagtgcgaaaatataagtgtttttttttagcataaagaaaaatgtgaaattatagtaaataatatatatatatatatatatatatataaacttggagagcatataaaatttgtttttataattattaaatacgAAAGCATtattaatacaatatatataatatataaataacatatttaaatatttatggattCTATaacttaaaagttttaaaaacaaatattcatgattttatgttttaaaaaaaattgaagacatataaaagtgtttattttcttaaaattaaaactaaataaataataataatgctaGAATACCatagaataatatttatattagtaatgtcataaatatgatataaattttttgctttttttgaaattcctaatattttaagaaatttataaattgttgtaATATCACCTTTCAGTTTCTGCATTTTGTCGGAGTGAATAAACCAAATATGGCTATGACAAGGACTTTTCAATTCTTATGCCcggtaatttttgtttttaaagttgacatatatatttgaaatttgtgaGAAATTCAACAATTTTCTTTATAGATTTTAGAAACTAAGTTTTTTCACTTGGGACTTGAGTGGATTGAGGGTTTGTGATTTTGGATTTTAAGAGTGAATTATATTTTCAAggatcaagaaaaaaaaaatgggggttTGATGGCTTTGTGAGAAAGGAGGAGGATAGGGAGGTTCTATGGAGATGATAGGAGCAAGTGTTTATAATATGAGAGTTAATTTCCAGATATAAAAAGATCCCACATTAGTGTAAAATATAGCTACAACATGTTTATCGACGATGTTGCAGCGTAGACGTAGTCAAAAGAAATGCGATGGCATGggagtaaataaatataacaatttaatgaCGGTTATTTTAAATGGAAAACCGAAACAACGCTCATCTTAAAATCCATCCTTATAAATGTTCGAATAACGACGGTTAAATCTTAATCGTCGTTGATTAGCTGATAAAaagtttcatttttcatttttcacttttcCCCTTTGCGACCACTGTTCAATTTCTTCCCTCTATCGCCTACAGACCTTGTCACTGACATCGTCGTTACAGACCACCGTCAACGCTTTCCTCTCCCGTGCAGTCGCTGCCACTGTCGAAGCTGCCCACCGCCATTGTGAAACGTCGCCCCCACCGCTGGTCGAGCAGCCAATGGTACTGGAGTTGTCACCGCTGCATGCGTCGCCACCCCCACCACCACTGGTGCGTGTTTCTCATCCTGAACCCATGACCACCGTTGGTTTTGGTTCGTTGTTCCTCCCTTCCACGTTTCTTTAAGCGCCATTGTTGCTCCTTTCCCATGGTAGAGCCGCCTTCGTTTTTAAAGGTaagttattttgtaattttgtaatttatattttatttatatctataattaGTTTGTAAATTGATTAttcttagtttttatttttttaaattaaacacatGTGTTTCATTGAATATTAGGAATAATGTCTTTTCCAACGTGTTGGTATTGAATTCGGGGTGTCTTGTCTCttgtaattattatatatatttggtgttggaattattgaatattataaatgtGTCTTGATCAAAGTCTTGGTATCGAGTATTATTTGTATTTagtatagaaattattatttgttacaTAACGTACATGGATCAGAGTTGGAGTAATTTATCCCGTATAAGTGACGATTATGAGAGAAGTTAAGGAGTTTATAGAATTCTATCAACGTCATGCTAGTAGAGCAGAGGAATGATAAGGTGTCTTTGTGTGAATTGTTTGAATGAGAGAATAGTGGATGTTGTCGAAAATAGGGAACATCTTTTATTTGGTGGATTTTTGAAGAATTCTATAACATGGATGTGACATGGTGAATTGGTAGACACTCCAATTGTGGTTGAAACACATGAATTTGTGTACTCGACAATGGAAGATAGATTAGAGGACATGTTCTGTGATGTTGGAGTACAAACCTTTGCTAAAGTTACTTATGAAAATATGACTACAAATGCATAGACCTTATTATATCCTGGTTCAACTAATTTCACACAATTATCAGCAGTGTTAAAGTTGATAAATTTGAAGGCATTAAATGAGTGGACTGATTAAAGCTTCACAAAATTGCTTCAATTGTTAAAGAAAATGCTTCCTGAAAGTAATACACTATCTGATCGAATATATAAGGCAAAGAGATACTTTGTCTGATGGGTATGGAATATGAAAATATTcatgcatgtcctaatgattgtattttatataGAAAAGAGTTTGCGGACTTACGAAGTTGTCCCAAGTTTGGGTTGTCACGTTATAAGGTCAAAGATGGTGACAAAGAGAATAATGATGAGGTCACAAAGCACGACCCTCTTTCAAAGGTAGTTTGGTATTTACCAATAATTCCAAGGTTTAAAGGTATGTTTATGAATCCAACTAATactaaaaaccttagatggcatgtTGATAAGCGAAAATGTGATAGACTACTTAGTCATCCTATAGATTCTATGTAATGGAAGAACattgataaataatttcttaCATTCAAAAATGAAtcaagaaatttgaaagttgaACTAGCTATGAATGGAAGGAATCCTTATGGAATTTAAGTACCGACCATAGTTCATGGCCCATTTTGTTAGTGATTTATTGCCTTCGTGTTTGTGTATGAAGAGAAAGTACATGATATTATTTATGATGATTTCTGGTCCAAGACAACTAGGAAATGATATTAATGTTTATCTTAGTCCATTGATTGATGACTTGAAGTTGTTATGGGATGATGAGGTTGAAGTCTTTGATGGGTTTGCCAATGAATCTTTCCAAATTCATGCCATGTTATTTTGTACTATCAATGACTTTCATGCATATGAAAATTTGTCAGGTTATAATGTGAAAGGTTACAGAACATGTCCgatttgtgaagaaaacacatCATATGAGCAATTAACACGTGGGAGGAAAACAATCTATCTTCAACATCGTAGATTTCTAAATCTATTTCATCCATATCGTAGATTGAAGAAGGCCTTCAATGGAAACCAAGAACATGACATTTCTTCAATTCCATTAATTGGTGCTCACATTTATGAGAAGGTTAAAGGTCTTCATGtagattttggaaaaaaaaaaaagaaagacaagTGTGACTAACATATGGAAGAAGaggtcaatatttttttatcttccatATTGTACCTATTTTCAAATGCATATGGGTTGACAATAAAACTAATGAAAGTTGATGAATTGGAAATGACATTGGTTGACTTTCGAAAGGTAGTATATGAAGATGAACCATTTATTATGGTATATCAAGCTTCAAAAGTGTTCTATGTAGCCGATCTTGTATCTGAAAATTGGCATGTTGTATTACACGATAAAAAAGAAACCAATAACGAACATGAACAAGCCAATGAAATTTGTGAGGTTGAATCATTTACACcaataatgattaaataaaatcatttacaTCATTTACATGCCGAAGGAATATAGATGTATGTAcgatttattatcaatttttttgttattaattatatttatcacctttatttataagtaattttattaatgtttgtcattttcattttttttattaatgtttgtcattttcattttaaaacaagAAGATGCCTGATGATGAAGGCCCTCCCAAGAGATCTGGCAAAGGAGCTACTAGATTAAAAGCCTTCAAGAAGTTAGCTAATGGGGACAGGACACCGATGAATGTCGATGTCCGCATTGGTAGGGCAATTAGGCCTAATGCATAACTTTTTAACACCTATCTATGTGTAGTGGCTCTTGAGAAGATATCTATATTGACTCCATCTTAGGATCATGTTACCGAGTAGGAGAGAAACATCATCTGGGAAGATATTTTGATAAGAAACTGTGTAAATTTTTCAAACTTACTTTGAAATATAAGGAGATgtactaatatatatttttgtccttatATATGTAAATGGTTTTTTATATCCCTAAGGTGAGAACGCTGAAGTCAATGATTTTTTCTTCGGTTGCTACCAAATGgcattaatttaaatcaaatttgacAACAATTTATGTATATGATGCTAGAAAAGGGGAAAGTCCTTGAACCAAGTACATTCGCATTGATGAAGAAACTTGGCAATGGTTTCTACAAAGTCGAGAAAGTGAAAAATAAGAGGTTAgtattataacttataattattttgttactatttattatatataatgttaaatACTAAGTAACTTTCATACAAGCACATAATGAGACTCCACATTTACTTTCTCATGGTGAAGAACAAAAAATGATTAGAGAAAAGATTAGGGCATGTTCTGCTTCTGGTGATGACAGTGGTAGTGTAGATTCAATTAAAGCTCCATCCCCGCCGTCCAGGCATGAGAAATGGAAGCAAGCCCATCTAAAAAAATGAGAACATGGACGTTTGATGAATCATAGTGGGCAGTTGAGCGGAATGTAAGTAAATGTGTTTcaatcatttaattataaactCTTTATTGCATATAAAGTATTTTAACTATGTATGTTTCTTTGTTGCAGGTTTCTCTAGTTGAGCAGTAGACCCATGGTGGTTTCAATCCTCATGGTCGAGAGGATATTCTTAATACTGCTCTTGGACGACTTGAACACCCTGGACGTGTTTGTACTGCTAGATACAATGTGGTTATTTGAAGTTACTTTAGAGGGTCATCGTAATGCCAGTTTCAGTCATCCTTTGATGTAAATACAGAGGAAGCCTTGCAAAAAATGAAAGTTGACTTGGTAGAGTAGCTACGATAGGAGATGAGAGAAAAATGTGAGGAGATCAAGCAAGAGCGTCAGAAGATGATATTAGAGCCACAAGCGATCATGAAAGCATTTGATAAGCGATTAAAGAGCTTAATACTCTCGCAAAAGCTCCCCATTATAGTACAATTGAAACATTCACTCGATGTCAAAGTTAGCACTAAAGGGAGTTGTTCCGTTGTAGCTAAAACAAAGGGTGACATTGGCTTCAGTTCCCAATGTGAGTTGTACACTTTGGTTGATTATGTATCTCCCTCTCAATTGGTGGCCCATGGGAAGTGCTTTGAAGGCTCCACCATGTTAAATGGTGAGTGTCTTCCCTCTCATTTGGTAAAGGTTATGGTTGAGACTttattttatggtgatgttgcAGTTCTTATACTAACATCAGAGGTTGGTATTGTATCacaaacattgaaaattttcatagcCTAGCCGAAATATCTCGTGAGGATTACACCACACATTGAATTGGTTTGTATATCcactaatatttttacatatgtAGTATATATATTTTCCTAACTAATGTCGTGTTTGTTTTGTGTGTAGTAACATTAAACAGGGTTGCATGTATCAAAATATTGGGAGGATCTAATAGCGACATTATCGGAGTTTGTTGCAACCATGAGTACAGATGCAACTTTGATTCCTTAGGATACCACTTTTTTTGGCAAAGATAGTGAGTTTTCGTTGTTCATATATAAAACTGATTTGGTGGAGATCGTAGTAGGCAATGAGGACTTAAATGTCCATGTTCTGTGATTATGGATGATGTATGTTCAATTTATT encodes the following:
- the LOC114168187 gene encoding LOW QUALITY PROTEIN: transcription activator GLK1-like (The sequence of the model RefSeq protein was modified relative to this genomic sequence to represent the inferred CDS: inserted 1 base in 1 codon); this translates as MLAVAPLRSIKDEKNKGEMEGFSKAAKTASDDVDFDELSEGNLLESINFDDLFVGIDVGGDILPDLEMFGEFSVSAGEESSEMNSSKEENDQNCVFTVXKKEEEDKSCCAASGHEDSGSNRSKNGEPVVVNPAPKEGGKGRKSSSGQLKNNSNSNNPHGKRKVKVDWTPELHRRFVQAVEQLGVDKAVPSRILEIMGIDCLTRHNIASHLQKYRSHRKHLLAREAEAASWSQRRNMYGVGKREVSPWLAPTMGFPPPMTTMHHFRPLHVWGHPSMNHSFMHVWPKHLPPSPPLSWPSPAPPHDPSFWHQRAPNALIPGTACYPQPLTPTGFGTHHVPGIPPHAMYKADHSIAIHGPRPLLDFHPSKESIDAAIGDVLSKPWLPLPLGLKAPAIDSVMSELQRQGIPNIPPSSA